From the Cryptomeria japonica chromosome 2, Sugi_1.0, whole genome shotgun sequence genome, one window contains:
- the LOC131036857 gene encoding uncharacterized protein LOC131036857 isoform X1 — MNWQGKRRKELDGVKGVMAVEKMVVVVEEVEASKTALVWALQNVVRSGDVITLLHVSPSSETTPGHKKMRNFNMKKSNQRLSRLKGFHLALSFKDLCDRVPDVKVDIVVTEGEEGPTILSLVKKIGASALILGLHNQSFFCRVFGRKVTSDYCIENADCRVLAVKHNKTAGKHYFKQDRMASEIQILQYSLTELAHYWSD, encoded by the exons ATGAATTGGCAggggaaaagaagaaaagaattgGATGGTGTGAAGGGAGTTATGGCAGTGGAgaagatggtggtggtggtggaggaggtggaggcatCCAAAACAGCTCTGGTTTGGGCACTGCAGAATGTTGTCAGGAGTGGCGATGTCATCACACTTTTGCATGTATCCCCCTCCTCTGAAACAACTCCAG GTCACAAGAAAATGAGAAATTTCAACATGAAGAAATCAAATCAGAGGCTATCTCGACTGAAGGGCTTTCATTTAGCTCTTTCTTTTAAAGATCTCTGTGACCGGGTACCAGAT GTAAAAGTGGATATAGTCGTGACAGAGGGTGAGGAAGGGCCAACAATACTCTCTTTGGTGAAGAAAATTGGAGCATCTGCACTTATCTTGGGTCTGCATAATCAGAGTTTCTTTTGCAG aGTTTTTGGAAGAAAGGTTACATCAGATTATTGCATCGAGAATGCAGATTGTCGGGTTCTTGCAGTTAAGCATAACAAAACTGCAGGAAAACATTATTTTAAGCAGGATAGAATGGCCtctgaaattcaaattttgcagTATAG TCTCACAGAGCTTGCACATTACTGGAGTGACTAA
- the LOC131036857 gene encoding uncharacterized protein LOC131036857 isoform X2, with translation MNWQGKRRKELDGVKGVMAVEKMVVVVEEVEASKTALVWALQNVVRSGDVITLLHVSPSSETTPGHKKMRNFNMKKSNQRLSRLKGFHLALSFKDLCDRVPDVKVDIVVTEGEEGPTILSLVKKIGASALILGLHNQSFFCRVFGRKVTSDYCIENADCRVLAVKHNKTAGKHYFKQDRMASEIQILQYRSKNRS, from the exons ATGAATTGGCAggggaaaagaagaaaagaattgGATGGTGTGAAGGGAGTTATGGCAGTGGAgaagatggtggtggtggtggaggaggtggaggcatCCAAAACAGCTCTGGTTTGGGCACTGCAGAATGTTGTCAGGAGTGGCGATGTCATCACACTTTTGCATGTATCCCCCTCCTCTGAAACAACTCCAG GTCACAAGAAAATGAGAAATTTCAACATGAAGAAATCAAATCAGAGGCTATCTCGACTGAAGGGCTTTCATTTAGCTCTTTCTTTTAAAGATCTCTGTGACCGGGTACCAGAT GTAAAAGTGGATATAGTCGTGACAGAGGGTGAGGAAGGGCCAACAATACTCTCTTTGGTGAAGAAAATTGGAGCATCTGCACTTATCTTGGGTCTGCATAATCAGAGTTTCTTTTGCAG aGTTTTTGGAAGAAAGGTTACATCAGATTATTGCATCGAGAATGCAGATTGTCGGGTTCTTGCAGTTAAGCATAACAAAACTGCAGGAAAACATTATTTTAAGCAGGATAGAATGGCCtctgaaattcaaattttgcagTATAG